ATGGACGATAGTGTCATGCATCACAATATTATTTGTCTACGTATCATAACATAATTTTTCAATATGTCATTCACTATAACAACATTGTAAGTGAACATATTAGTCCTCGACTTTGCATTAAATGAATTATTTTAGTTCTTAAAATTGAATGTTGTGAACAAATTCATCCTtagattagttttttttttatcttttgctttataaattcaaaattctcaatatttcaAATGTTTTTataaatgttttaaattttttttttgttcacaaattttttttgcaatttaatatcaataatttttataatgtataagtatgatattttaataaaaaaattatatgattaattagaaaatgaaaatttttttcccaAAATATGTCTAttctatgtaaataaaaaattcatttaaaacGTTACTTGTTTATATCTTactgaaaaaatataaaatattttgccCTTGTCAACCATGTTGCCAAAGTTTGGTTGGAGGTTGAGGTAAATGAGCAGGGAGTTGGATAGCAAGGGAGGAAAGTGGGAAGTTGTCTCTTTCTTGGGTGGTCTACGACTAATAATAGGAGCCATTGAGAATGCTTTATAGCTATGATTGACTGGGGTGTGATGCAACCATCTTTGTCGAGTGTATCACAGCCTTAATCTTTCTTTGGATGCTAATCTTTTAAGAATTTGGGTTGTCAAGATTTACCACAAAAAGGGATCAATCTTCAGAAGTTGgaacttttataacttgttgcTTGTAGATCAAGAAGTCCCTCTCGTCAAGTTTTGTTGAAACGGCAAGATTGAAGGTTGGAGTATAAGAGGATTCTTGAAATAGTGAAAGTTTGAACCATACAAAGTTGAAAAGCTCACAAACCTCAGAAGAAGAATGAGCAACTGTTGTCAATAACCTTCCAGGCATAAACAGTTGATACACAATCACTAAAAACAGCACACTTATCAAAAAGGCGTGCTTCTTATTCTCTTAAGTCTTAACCATGTGAACCCATCTGATTATAGATAATTAGTATCGGGTATAGTGGATGCTAACAACCATCATTGTACCGTAGAACTCCCTTGTTTAAATGCTTATGATGATGATCTTcgtaaaaatttatatcattacATACAAAATCGCAATTTGTTTAAAAACACAACCATGAAAACATGGCCAAAATAGGCATCAGCCCTTGTATTACACAAGTTAATACTTCTTTCAACAAATCGTTGCTATCCGTTGGCTCGGGTTGATTGGGAACTTGCTCCACAGAATAACCGGTTTCTGTTTCTCGCTTACCATTTGTTTtacaattataatgaaaattttaagtGGAAGGCATATTGCATTTAAGAAACAGGCATGGGGGCAAAAAGGCAAACCAACCCGTTCCAACCTAATAATCATTGAAATGCTTCATCATTAAAATTTTGCCTCATTTTTCAAATGGTGGCAAACTTTCAATCCTGAAGCTAGCAAACTGTCCGCCCGTAACAGATTGAAGCAATGTACAGATTCTTGGACCATTTTTCCTGCAAAAAACATCAAACTATTAGTATCCTGTGCGGAAAAAACAATTGAGAAATAGCAGCAGTGGCAAACCACAAAAGACTATAAATGAATTTAGCCATCCTAGAATGGAATAAATGCCAACCATGATATAATAACAGCCTAATACAACACAAGAAACTCGTACCTTTACATGCGTGCTAGGGAAGGCAGAGGTACGCAAAGTCTCTTGAGTTTCATCAAGCAATTTTCGCTTTGGAATGCTAAGTATGAAAGCAGCCTGATCAGCAGTAGCAGCCATGGATGTAATCCGGTAACCACTCTCCCATCGACGATGTATTCCCTCGCTCGGATACAAAAAGTCGAGCTCCACAACCTTTCATCATTAAATGAAAagtaataacaattatcaagGTGGGTTAAAGTATTCATACATAATAAAGTATCAAAGGTCAAAAAGGGTTTAGATACCTGATCAGAATATCCCGCATTCCTGGACATGACAACACCCCAGCGATTGCCAGCAGTAGTCATAGAGGTAACATGGAATCCTTCTTTCCACTTCTTGTTTATCCATTTAAAAGGAAATGATTCGCTAACTTTATATGACTGCTGTGTGTAGGGAGTCCCTGCAAAGCAACGATCAACTATGAGATATTAAAATAACTCATCATCTACTTCAATATCAACAACTATCTCAACTCAGAAGCTAAATAAggcaaaagaaaagcaattttGCTGATAAAATATTCTGATATGTTCTTTTGTTAACTTCTATAACAAAATAAGTTGTTTCAAAGGAAATAATGTTAGAATCCAAGATCGCATATACAAGCTGAAGTTTAAACCGGTTCTGAAAATGACCAAGGTCAGCATTTTATGTTGTGCACTTAGAAATTTGACATGCTTTCTCAGACGCAAATTAAATAGCATTGCAACAATAATATGCTAACAAACTAATTAGAATCTAGATAAAAGACCAATACTTAAAAGGTACAGAAAAAGGAcataaattacataaaatcaGTAAGGAAAAAAGGTAAAAAGGAGGGTGGAAAATGATGAATCAGTGATAACTtgatcaaaaaataataatggtcTCTATAATTCAACCCCGTGTCTTTTCTATACAAGTTAATAAAAAGTGTAAAAGAATTGAGTAGTGGAGTAGCTCAAATTAAAACATCATATAAAATGTAAGACTAAAACCTTTGGACATGACAACCAAAGAACTTCCATTAACTGCACCAGCTATTGAACTGATATAGTAATTTTTCTCCCATTGCTCCATAATCCAATCCTGAGAGATCATCAAAACATCAATCATTGCACTAATACATATTTGCTAAACAGAATGAAAGTTATAAACCTGAGAAGAAAGATATATACCTTATGGAGGAAGGCTGGTGACAACTCATATACCTGAGAAGAAAAACCCGTTCCTGCATCCATGATTAGGGCCCACAGATTCGCTGAAGAGGCAACACAGCTTATATACAACCCATCCTCAATACCCTTGTCCACATGCTGCCGGAGCCTAGTGTCTGCTACATTATAGTGATATCTGCGACCAAAGATGTTATTTAAGAAAAGGCCGAAATGCTTAATGCATATAATAAGCAATCAAGTTTATGCATGCATAGTCCTTTCAAGACAGTGCATCAAGCACTAGAAATTACAAAGAATTCTTACTTTGTTTGAATGACCATTACATATGATAACTACAATTGCGTCAAAAGGATTTGAGAAAGATTGCAAGTGCCATTACAAATTCGCAATCACATAAATCAAAAACAGCTTTTACAAGTACAAAGAAGATTTAAtcgtttttttttataaaatcatattaACTTGTGATTATGAGAATCCCGAGCAGGGGGGACTTTTGaatctatttttataaaatttgctTACGATTATTATTGTTAAACAAGAGGCTTATAGAATTTTCTGATAACCATATTAGGTTAGACTTCTATGCTGTCTTAAGAAATGATAACTTGGTATGTCCTTACTTTTCCTATccttctgttttatttttgttttggagGAGGTGAACATTAGCAATGCCACTGCTTCCCATTATCAGGTAAAGCAGGACATTTAGCAAGATTCACAAAGGAATTTGAGCCTCAACATGCTCAATATAAGGCTGACTTGCTGTGGCTTTGCATATCAGTTACAATATACATCAACATTTGGGAGAAGACTGCAGCCAATAGTCAGGAAAGCTAGAAATACTATGAGCAATAAACATATACTTTTCCGTGTTAAAAGAAGGAGCAACTCAATTATTGAGCAAAAGCACTCATCTGCTCCACCATTTGTGGGGAAAAAGAATCATGTTCAGCAAATGATATAGAACGTATTATCAACAATTTGCAAGACTGAGGAGGGTATATTGATTACCTCTGCTTCATGGGACGGCGTGCATTATACACTGATATCCACTGCGTTGCAGGACTACCTAGTCGTACTTTCTTCTTAGGCTGCTCATCTTCTTCCAGATTTATAAGCATCCTTCCTCGTTTTTGACCGACCTATTTATATTAAGGGTTTGGCGTTTAGGCACAGAAATtagtaaacaaaataaaatatatatatatatatataataatttagcaAAGTAAAAGAATAGAAACTATCAAAAGACAACCTTAAGAGCACCATCAATTCGGATAGGTCTCAATGGAGTGCATGGTTCAATTAAGCTATCAAAAAGTGATATAAGCTTGGAATAATTTGGCTCCTCATCGAATCTCATGTTCGTAACAGCCTCAAGGAACTGTTTAAATGGAGGAGGACAAAAGCAGCACATCAACTCGGGAGAAGTGGCCATCTTTTTCTTACAAACAAGAAAGCTTTTATTGTCACCCTGCAAATTAAGGGGAAAGATAAATAGATTATATATCATGTAAAACTTCTAAACAGGAAACAAGAAATAAAGATAGAGCAAAAAAATGCACCTGATAACCCTGCCATGGTAGTCTCCCTTTTATGAGAAATATTAACGTGTATGCAAGGGACTCAAGATCATCCCTTCGGCTTCCAGTCCTACCTAAATGTGCATGTACACTTGCATACCTTATTGTTCCCCTGAAGGAATAGGATATTATCAACACTGAGAAGAATAATATAATCATGCGAAATTCACAACATTCAAACATTGACGAACCTAAATATATCAGGTCTCTGATCATAATCAACATGTAGACCAGACGATGCATCCTTCCATCTCGATGCTGAAGACATTACAAGATACAAACATTATTATAAATACCATATAgccaatgtaaataaaagctaGGAAAAATGTTCCAGCATAAAGTAAAACTGAAGCCATCTGATTTTGAAGGAAGACATACCCAAACCAAGATCAATGAGATATAACTTCTTATCATCAGCCGTTCCCGGTTGACCAAGCAAAAAGTTTTCTGGTTTTACATCTCCATGCACAAAGCTGATTCAAATAAATGAGACtcgtttaaaaaaaatcaatttaggCTTGATAAGACTTAAAAAACCAACTTTTACCCTTTTAAATGGAGCTTCTCAAGGATTGATATTGCCTCCACTGCAATGCAAGCAACCATACTTGGTGACATCCTGTCCAGATGCTGAAGGGTTAATGGGACCAAAATGGAAATGGAAAGTGCAGTTAATAAATTAACCTAATAAGGTAACTAAGGGAGAATTCAAATCTCACGATTGGCCAAGAGAGTTCCATACATCCCAAAGACTGGGCCCAAGCATGTCCATGAcctgaaatattttattttcctttagaCAACAGATAGAAAATCAACATATGCTGATGTGACGTTTTGAACCATGTCTCACCAGAATATAAAAATCTCCTTGTCTACCCTTGTAATGAACCCAGGGAATGCCATAACAACCATTCAGAGTACTGCTCAATACCAAAAATACCGAGAAAATTAGCTAGTGTCTTGAGAAATGTCCCCTTCATAAGCGTGTTTAGAAAAGAGGACAGATAACTTACCTGTAGACTTGCCATTCATAAGGAGGCCCATAATTGCAGCCTTTACTGTTTCTGTGCTCAAACTTTAATGCAACCTGTAAACAGAGTTAAATAGTTATATAATGAAAACATGCCAATGTATCATCCCATGTAGGATTTATTAGTATTTCAGTAAATCCTTaaaaagagattgaatttttAACATCACCTCAATTGCATCAGGACCAGTTCGATCAGAACCACCACTCATCCTTCTGCCAACATAAACTTGGCCAAAACCACCCTTACCCAATTTCCTTTCTATCTTGTAAACAGGAGAGTTACCAACTTGTACCTGTATCACCAAAAGAATAACCAACTCATGAGGTAACAAGAAATTAAGAACAAACCTTCACTGCATGCTTGAATAAGCATGACAAGGAccagtataaaaatatataataaattttgttctaaaaatatcaaaattctaCAACTATCTCATATTTCCgaaacaaaacaataaacatCAGTTTAAGAcattaacaaaaacagaaaagcctGTGATAAATGCATTAAATAAACAATTATTATATTCAGCAAATCTAAGAAGCTAACAAAATAAGCCATCATTACCAGATAACTGCATCATAAAATCAtccaaaataaactaaatatattTGGAAATTTAGTAAATCAGTATTAAAAGAGACAATATCCAAAATGGGAGATACCCTCTCAGGGACAGGGGTGGTGCTTGCTTCTTCCTCAGCTCCTCCAGCCACCTTGTCTGCACTTCCACCCTCCATCACAATATTATTATTGGCCACTACCTCTACCTGATTGTAAACAGGTTCAGGAGCCCTTAAACCAACAGGTTCAGGAAGGGCTTCACAAGGTTCAGGGTCTAGATCAATCAATCTTGCTCCACGGCCTCTACCAGCTGCAGTTCGCCTTGTGGGTACAGCTGGTGATGGCCCTTTGCCTACAGCTGTAGCATTACCCCCTCTTCCTCTTCCACCTCCAACTCTCCTCCTAGTTCTGTTCTGAGCAGGTTGTACCCAATTTTCTCCTTGATCAACGGGTAGTGGACCAGGCTGAAGATCACCAAGCCGTTTCGACCTTCTAGCTCCACTTCTCAACTCTGGCATCGTCTCCCCATTCAAATCATAGAACACTTCATTCGCCCCAATTATGCAAAAGTCCTctgcaattaaaaaataaataaataaataaaatcagtAGAAAAATGAGTTCCAAGCATTCACTCAGTAACCTTTTCAGTAGCAAGAAGAGAGCATGGAAGATGAACTGAAAATATCTATCTATATCTGCAGCATAATTTGAAAAAGTAGGGTGAAAAATATCTATGGAGCTTGCCACACCTTGCCCGCAGATAACAGCATAAAGAAAGTAGCATACTGAAAAGGCAGTAGATACCAAGAAAAAGGTTCTACTTTCAGCAAAATATACTCCACAATCCAACAAGAAAAGGAATGTCTCTAAAAGCATAAAATGCAACCAGTCGCTTTCAGCATTCCAAATTTAACACACAGTACTTCTTATATCACCATTTGTCGGTCAATAATTTAAACTATATTACACAAAACCAGaataaaatacatacataaaCAGAAGCCAAACAAGTTATTAGCTTCAAGTTTCACCATCTAAACAGATTACACACAACTCCAAACCTACAAATTTTCGCCGATTGCTTCGACTAAACCAAACAACACAAAAACGAacctaaaacaaataaaaataaaaagttcctttttttttcctttcaaaaacAGATTGAGTACTCCATGAAGAAAACCAATCGTGAACCGATCATGAAaacaatatttttcaaaaaaatatccacacgcaaaaaaagaaaaaagttaaacaaaatcacaaaaccGACCATCAAGTTTGCTCAACACTATCACCAGTCACGAAACGATCAAAGAAGAATTTttccataaaataaataaatgttaaatgAACAATCCAaacgtttaaaaaaaattgaaaaactaaaaactaaaaaactcaCAGATCGATCCGGTAAGCTGCAAAAAGAAGAGGATCGGGTGGCGATTCACGaacaaaagggagaagagagcgATCGAAGTGGGATCGCGAAAGAATCAGTGAAGGAAACGCGAGGAATGCGGAATGCAAGGCAGTGAAAAAGGCAAAGGACAACAACAATAAGAAGAAGCTATTGTATTAACATAACAATCATCGTCACCAAAATCGAAGATGAATTTGTTTAGGGTTcgcaagagaagaagaagaagaagaagaagaagagaggttAGAGAGTATGGTATTATTATTAGGTGGATAATATTAATACTTTAatatagtcaccaaaaaaaaaaatactttaatattatattaatatttaatattaattaattacttataaAAGATGGTTTTGGGATGGAGAATGTGGCAATGGCGATTGGCTAGTGAAGTTTGTTgcttgttgtttgttgtttgtttGTGTTGTGGGTGTGTATTGTTGTATGTCCTATATCTGacatcttatttcttttttatttatccaTGTATTTCTTATACATAATTGTGAATGAATATATAGTTACAATCGTCCCTATGTGATTTGTAACTGTTGATCTagaagatttttctttttattaacgTTGAATTGTTGATCCAAAAGAATAAAATCttacaaaattacaaaaatatatatgtatataaaaaattcatctttatatatttatatacatcattatatatatatgtgtgtgggtgtgtgttttttattatttttttaatattttaattattctatttttatcctaaaatatttaaaatgacattaatattattttattattaaatttttcattaataattAACAGAATTAATGCACTATGtattagtaataatatttttattaaaaatatacttGTTCAGTCTCTTTTCTCCTATTTTCACCTTCTCAATCATCTCAAATTCTATTCATCtacttctttcttcctctttcttttacACTATTAATTCTCTAAAAGAAGTTTGAGTCGAAAAATAGAATTTAGAATTGTTGAGAggataaatgtgagaaaatggGATTTGCTCTAATGAAAAATCAGAGACAAAATGTTTGTAAATGGATAAGAGGATTGAGATTTCTTGATGGTTACGTCTCTAACTTGAGCACGTGTGCAAATGTCTCATAGGGTAGGCTTGTTGGATTGAAGAGTCATGATTGTCACGTTTTCATGGAGTCTTTGCTTCCTGTCGCGTTCAGAGAACTTACAACCAACATCTGAAAATCCCTTATAGAAGTAAGTGAGTTCTTTAAGGAGTTATATATCACGAAACTTAGCATTAATGATCTCACAATCATGGACAATAATATTCTCATCATACTTTGTAAGCTAGAGAGGATATTCTTTCCATTCTTTTTTGACATTATGGAACACTTAACAATCCACCTACTATACGAAGTAATACCATGTGGGCCAGTCTAATTTAGGTGGATGTAGCCATTCGAGAGGATGATTGGTTCATTCAAACACACTGTGAAGAACAAAGCTCAGATTGAGGGCAGTACTTGCGAAGCATTCTTACCTAAGAAAACATCCGCATTTTACTCATTCTATTTTCTGCTATGTTGAGTCACATAGAATAAGGGTTGGAAGGAATGATGAGAGGGAAGAATCCTCGTACTGTGAAACAATATATCCAATCTTTGCTCTGAAAGGAGTTGCAATGGGTGCGAGCAGTGACTATTGGTAAGAAAATCGATGCCACACATTTATATGTGTTGCTTAACTGTGACCGGATTTTATCCTACCTTATATGACTTTTTTAAGTCTTCATACATATTACAATCAGAAAGATACTAACTTCTTAATCTAATCAAAATCTGTTTATCCTATTCTATCATATAGGTTATTCCAAGAGACAAATCCAAATACTTTGTTAACCAATTTTTCATATTGGTTTAGAAAATACGTTAGCTTGCATCTAGCTGACATAACAGATTGAAAACTAGTTGCACTTAGTTTGAGCAAAATGAATGAGGGTACTAACTACCTGATATACAATGTTAATGGATATCAGTTCCATTCTTTACAGTGGTCGactgaaaagaaaatagataacacTAAAGTTTGAGTTCGTGTGGATTCAAGTGGTGGTCATTCTAATTGGTTTGGTGTATTGCGCAACATAATTCAATTAGAGTGTTTCTATCGCACTACGTATAAGGTATGCGTGTTTAAATGTGAATGGTAAGATTCAAGTTCGCGACAAGGAACACGAAAGCACAAGAACTACGATATCCAATATCACTGAAGTTACTATAACCAGAAAATATAGGTACTGCGATCCTTTTAGTTTATCTCAAAATGCACGACAGGTATACTATTTGTTTTATCCAGGTTCATGTAAGTCTAGTTGGGTGGTTGTGGTTAAAACTAAGCTAAGAGGCTGCATTGAGTCTAATGATGAGACAGAGGGTCAAGAGCCTTACTAGATTGACGACCTAACTCCTTCAAAAGTGGTGCTTGATACCGGTGATATGGATGATGACATCGTTGACCTTGGTATAGATGACGATGCACTACCACTAGAGGACAATGATCTTCAACAAGAAGATGGGGTCGATGGCAACGAAGAAGAGAAAGACAAGTTCGATGATTAGGAAACTACATTCGAAGAGGATGATGGTGAACAAGTGGAAGAAAATGATGAATTTAAATAGGgttaatataaatatagttctatcatatttatttcttttccaaACTTTGAGAAGAATGTAGTATATATTAGCATTGTTTCAGATATTTCAATTATCATCATtctgtatttttaatttgtatatctGATATTTCACATCAGATTTAAAGCAttatttcaattattaattattagggTAAGATGGCATGAAGCCGTATATGATGGCGCCAACGTTACTATCGAAAAATTTCTGATGGTAACATTCAACAGATTTCATTTTCTTGATAACCATATTCTACCACTAAATTTGTCGCAAATTACCATCGAATGTATGAATTCGATGGTAATTTTGTTACCAGCGAGGTTTATTCCGTCGGATAAATACCGACACAAAATTTGGTAAACGTTGTACCATcggattttattaaaattttcgacGGTGTTTATGATGGTACTCgacatttttcttgtagttttttaaaaagtataagcACATCTTCAAAAAGTTTTACCAAACCAAATCTAAGTACAATCATCCTTCAACCGCTATTGTCAATTTGCCCTATCTTCTTTGTCTGCCTCTTTTCTCCACCTTAGCACCGTCTTTCCTCCTCCGCTCTATACCTTGCCCTcaccttcctcttcttctacgaTGTCGTCTCTACCATACTTTCATTGCTAACATCGCACTACCAACAACTGCCCCTTCTTCGTTATAGATTTGCCATCATTAAGCAAAAGAATATGTAATGGGGTTCTTGCAGGAAGGGAATGAACTAGCTATGGATTAAACCTATCTCAATTGAAAATGGCTTAGCTTCACTTGGCCTCGTTTCCatcctctttttctctcttgtcGATTTATgtcgataaaaaaattaattattgtgttgttgttgttgttgttactaTATAGGTAGAGCGAAAAAACAATGAGTATTAGGTGACGGGAGATGTGATAGTGAAAATAAGGGTGAAGGAAGATATGATAGGACAATGATAatgtcaatgaggatgagttgtACGCTAAGGTGACTTGAGGAGATAAAAAGAAATGGGTGAAGGAGAGAGTAATGGTGGTGATTTGGAGAAAGGAAGagaaaaatgatgatgatgataataatgatgatgatgtgaaGGACGTAAAGGCAGTGAAATATGAAGTGGTGGTAGCAATGACGATGATAACACCAATGATGTATGAAGGATGAGGAGATAATGATGGTGGTGATGCTAAGTATGGAGTTTGGTTAGGTTtgggagaaacaaaaagaaggaTGGTTTGgagatgatgatgacgatgacCTATTAGAGAAGGACAAAATTGAAAGAACAAGTTTtgactatttaaaaataaataacaatagtaaagttggaatatttttaaaacattaggaaagaaattaaaacaaattaaatattaaggatatttctaaaattttatgaaaatttttagaaaaaaaatatactgtAACATTAAATGTTTGTTTAAGAGTACATTAAATTACCCTAAACCTTACCTCATTCCGTAAAGCGAAGGTTAATAAGAGGTCACAAAAAATCTAAGgcttatacataaatatatatagaaagaaataataattctaGAAGTCCGATGAATGAATAAGCTCAAAAAACAGAGTTTCAAAAGCGCGAAACATTCACACGAAGCTACACTAATCGAGGCAAAAGATATAGATACAAGATAacaaaatataagtatataagAGAGTATAATAGTCATAAGGAAGAAGCCTCAGCCTGCggagtttaggccgactagtGTTATACAAACATACAGAGTtttgaaagtaaaatagctTATAAAGAATATCTCTCtcaaagtaagcctctaaggcaaatataaatacaaaagtgagagaacaAATCCAAAATAACTAAAATGACAACAAAATGGAATAAGGTCCTCCGCTCTATCACCATcaagcaactcaccgaggtgggttgcgacctgcatctg
This portion of the Arachis duranensis cultivar V14167 chromosome 6, aradu.V14167.gnm2.J7QH, whole genome shotgun sequence genome encodes:
- the LOC107494505 gene encoding casein kinase 1-like protein HD16 yields the protein MPELRSGARRSKRLGDLQPGPLPVDQGENWVQPAQNRTRRRVGGGRGRGGNATAVGKGPSPAVPTRRTAAGRGRGARLIDLDPEPCEALPEPVGLRAPEPVYNQVEVVANNNIVMEGGSADKVAGGAEEEASTTPVPERVQVGNSPVYKIERKLGKGGFGQVYVGRRMSGGSDRTGPDAIEVALKFEHRNSKGCNYGPPYEWQVYSTLNGCYGIPWVHYKGRQGDFYILVMDMLGPSLWDVWNSLGQSMSPSMVACIAVEAISILEKLHLKGFVHGDVKPENFLLGQPGTADDKKLYLIDLGLASRWKDASSGLHVDYDQRPDIFRGTIRYASVHAHLGRTGSRRDDLESLAYTLIFLIKGRLPWQGYQGDNKSFLVCKKKMATSPELMCCFCPPPFKQFLEAVTNMRFDEEPNYSKLISLFDSLIEPCTPLRPIRIDGALKVGQKRGRMLINLEEDEQPKKKVRLGSPATQWISVYNARRPMKQRYHYNVADTRLRQHVDKGIEDGLYISCVASSANLWALIMDAGTGFSSQVYELSPAFLHKDWIMEQWEKNYYISSIAGAVNGSSLVVMSKGTPYTQQSYKVSESFPFKWINKKWKEGFHVTSMTTAGNRWGVVMSRNAGYSDQVVELDFLYPSEGIHRRWESGYRITSMAATADQAAFILSIPKRKLLDETQETLRTSAFPSTHVKEKWSKNLYIASICYGRTVC